One part of the Bacillus sp. FJAT-27916 genome encodes these proteins:
- a CDS encoding REP-associated tyrosine transposase, producing MAKQRTWVSGATYHITNRGVRKESIFYNDLDKHMFILILSEVRYKYPFKLHAYCLMNNHFHLLIESKEITPSRIMQIIQQRYSRYFNRTYQKEGHVFQSRFFASKIHDNDHLLNVSRYIHLNPVAAGLANKPSDYLWSSYNTFIKHSPRTDPLVETATTFSCYTQNPREMYKKYVEK from the coding sequence TTGGCTAAACAACGCACATGGGTGAGCGGTGCCACCTACCATATCACCAATCGAGGAGTGAGAAAAGAGAGTATCTTCTACAATGACCTTGATAAGCATATGTTTATACTCATACTTTCTGAAGTACGCTACAAATACCCCTTTAAACTCCACGCATATTGCCTCATGAACAATCACTTCCATCTACTCATTGAATCGAAGGAAATTACCCCAAGCAGAATCATGCAAATCATCCAGCAAAGATATTCTCGTTACTTCAATCGAACGTACCAAAAAGAAGGACATGTCTTCCAATCCCGTTTCTTTGCCTCAAAGATCCACGATAATGATCACCTGCTTAATGTCAGCAGGTATATTCATCTAAACCCGGTTGCCGCCGGTCTAGCAAATAAACCGAGTGACTATTTATGGAGCAGCTATAACACCTTCATCAAACACTCACCAAGAACAGATCCCCTTGTAGAAACAGCAACAACCTTCTCCTGCTATACCCAAAACCCGCGGGAAATGTATAAAAAGTATGTGGAAAAGTAG
- a CDS encoding ABC transporter permease, whose amino-acid sequence MKKFKLSNLYLILVFAILYAPIFYLMFYSFNAGGTMHNFDGFTLDWYKEVFADTRLLIIVLNTLVIALLSALISTVLGVFGALAIHEVRKRRTKNTLLSLNNVLIVSPDVIIGASFLIMFTIIGIKLGFVSVLLSHIAFSVPIVVIMVLPKLQEMSPTLIDAARDLGASQWNVLTKVILPFITPGIFAGFFMALTYSLDDFAVTFFVTGNGFSTLSVEIYSMARQGISLTINALSTLLFLFTILLVIGYYFITKRSGRPQKMGVRE is encoded by the coding sequence ATGAAGAAATTTAAACTATCAAATCTATACTTAATTCTTGTGTTTGCCATCCTGTATGCGCCAATCTTCTATTTAATGTTTTACTCCTTTAATGCGGGTGGAACGATGCATAATTTTGATGGATTCACACTTGACTGGTATAAGGAAGTTTTCGCTGATACAAGGCTTTTAATTATTGTTTTAAATACTCTGGTCATTGCTTTATTATCTGCCTTGATCTCCACCGTTCTAGGTGTGTTTGGCGCTTTGGCCATCCATGAAGTGAGGAAAAGAAGAACAAAAAATACGCTGTTATCATTAAACAACGTACTTATAGTCAGCCCTGATGTTATCATCGGTGCCTCTTTCCTTATTATGTTCACGATTATCGGTATCAAGCTTGGCTTCGTATCCGTGCTTCTGTCACATATTGCTTTCAGTGTGCCAATCGTCGTCATCATGGTGCTGCCAAAGCTGCAGGAAATGAGCCCGACCTTAATCGATGCTGCACGCGACCTTGGGGCAAGCCAATGGAATGTACTCACGAAGGTCATTCTGCCATTCATCACACCGGGAATCTTTGCCGGGTTCTTCATGGCATTGACCTACTCGCTCGATGATTTCGCCGTTACCTTCTTCGTAACAGGAAACGGCTTCAGTACCTTATCAGTCGAGATTTACTCTATGGCACGCCAAGGAATCTCGTTGACCATCAATGCCTTGAGTACATTGCTATTCCTGTTCACAATCCTATTGGTCATCGGGTATTACTTCATTACCAAACGCAGCGGTAGGCCACAAAAAATGGGGGTTAGAGAATGA
- a CDS encoding rhodanese-like domain-containing protein, translating into MKTIDPQEVQSRLEAGEQLNIIDVREADEVAGGKIPEALHIPLGLVEFRMNELDKNKEYFVVCHAGGRSARAVQFLESYGYDVTNINGGMLAWEGETE; encoded by the coding sequence GTGAAAACAATTGATCCACAAGAAGTGCAGTCTCGTCTTGAAGCAGGAGAGCAGCTGAATATCATTGACGTGCGTGAAGCGGATGAGGTGGCAGGAGGCAAGATTCCAGAGGCCTTGCATATTCCATTGGGGCTTGTTGAGTTTCGAATGAATGAATTGGATAAGAATAAAGAGTATTTCGTTGTGTGCCATGCAGGCGGACGAAGTGCCCGTGCTGTACAGTTTTTAGAGTCATATGGATATGATGTTACGAACATAAATGGCGGCATGCTTGCATGGGAAGGCGAAACAGAATAA
- a CDS encoding MerR family transcriptional regulator — protein sequence MYRIKELADMSGISIRTLHYYDEINLLKPSQLEDNGYRLYNEQDAARLQQILFLKELDFPLSKIKRILDDPQFNEEEALRMHRKILIEKRDRLMRIIQSVDETIEAIKGGKEMDSNKRLKPFDRSKLDQFQKQYEQEVKEKYGQTEAYEQSEKKRKSYKDDDFARIEQERTAIFERIAAVMDRKPEEDAVQELIHEWRMHITRYHYNCTIEIFRGLGDMYTADERFKENLDKIKNGLADYMSEAIRIYGSRHNE from the coding sequence GTGTATAGAATTAAGGAATTAGCTGATATGTCCGGCATCAGCATTCGCACCCTCCATTACTATGATGAAATTAATCTTCTAAAACCGAGCCAGCTGGAAGACAACGGATACCGTCTGTACAATGAACAGGATGCCGCCCGCCTTCAGCAAATTCTATTCCTAAAGGAACTGGACTTTCCGCTCAGCAAGATAAAAAGGATTCTTGATGATCCTCAATTCAATGAAGAGGAGGCCTTGCGGATGCACAGGAAAATCCTCATTGAAAAACGAGACCGCTTGATGCGTATTATTCAATCGGTAGATGAAACAATTGAAGCGATTAAAGGAGGAAAAGAGATGGATTCAAATAAACGGTTAAAGCCATTTGACCGAAGCAAGCTCGACCAATTCCAGAAGCAATATGAGCAAGAGGTTAAAGAAAAGTATGGTCAAACAGAGGCCTATGAACAATCAGAGAAAAAGCGAAAATCGTATAAGGACGATGATTTTGCACGAATCGAGCAAGAACGAACTGCCATCTTTGAGAGAATTGCGGCCGTCATGGACCGGAAGCCAGAGGAGGATGCCGTGCAGGAGCTTATCCATGAGTGGCGCATGCATATTACACGGTACCATTATAATTGCACAATAGAGATTTTCCGTGGACTCGGGGATATGTACACAGCCGATGAACGCTTTAAGGAAAACCTCGACAAAATTAAGAACGGACTCGCAGACTATATGAGCGAAGCCATTCGTATATACGGAAGCCGTCATAATGAATGA
- a CDS encoding amino acid ABC transporter permease yields the protein MPSFSHFFNTLIDTRGVFFDAMILTLELTVVSILIGIIIGLVVALLKISRIKILGYVSDAYIYLVRGTPLIVQIFILYFGFSGIFLIPDFWAASLALAFHNGAYIAEIFRGTIQSIDRGQMEAGRSLGMTRGLAMRRIIFPQALRRALPPLGNQFIIGLKDSSLAAFISLNELFNVATTLGSNNFDEMNYLLIVAVYYLILVAILTLGLRALEKKMSISDQ from the coding sequence TTGCCGAGTTTCTCGCATTTTTTTAACACATTAATTGATACACGCGGCGTCTTTTTCGATGCCATGATTTTAACGCTTGAATTAACAGTTGTCTCTATCCTAATCGGAATCATTATCGGTTTAGTCGTTGCCCTATTAAAGATATCTCGCATCAAAATTCTTGGCTACGTCTCTGATGCTTATATTTACCTTGTTCGCGGTACACCGCTCATCGTACAAATCTTCATCCTGTACTTTGGATTCAGCGGCATCTTCCTCATACCGGATTTCTGGGCTGCCTCACTTGCACTCGCCTTCCATAACGGTGCCTATATTGCAGAAATCTTCCGCGGAACGATTCAATCCATCGACAGAGGCCAAATGGAAGCCGGCCGCTCACTCGGAATGACCCGCGGACTCGCCATGCGTCGAATTATCTTCCCGCAGGCGCTGCGCAGAGCCCTGCCGCCGCTTGGCAACCAATTCATCATCGGCTTAAAGGACTCCTCCTTGGCAGCCTTTATCTCGTTGAACGAACTATTCAACGTTGCCACCACACTCGGGTCCAACAACTTCGACGAGATGAACTACCTGCTCATCGTCGCCGTCTACTACCTAATCCTAGTCGCCATTCTCACACTCGGCCTGCGCGCACTAGAAAAGAAAATGTCCATTAGCGACCAGTAA
- a CDS encoding helix-turn-helix domain-containing protein: protein MLQAIGSKIKNLRLKKGLTQEELGERTDLSKGYISQLERGLSSPSIETFFDILEVLGCTPKQFFDEEERIQKVVYGEGDTTDFVDEERGYQIQWLVPESNEKEMEPILLTLQEKGEFKKFEPSLSETFAYVLKGRIMITLGKKEYYAKAGEAIYFSATEDHQIVNDHAGESELLLVATESYL, encoded by the coding sequence ATGTTACAAGCGATTGGAAGCAAAATAAAAAACTTACGATTAAAAAAGGGGCTCACACAGGAAGAACTAGGTGAGAGGACGGACTTAAGCAAAGGCTATATATCACAGCTGGAGCGAGGACTCAGCTCCCCGTCAATTGAGACCTTCTTTGATATTTTGGAGGTTCTTGGGTGCACGCCAAAGCAATTCTTTGATGAAGAGGAAAGAATCCAGAAGGTCGTCTACGGAGAAGGAGACACGACAGATTTCGTTGATGAAGAGCGCGGTTATCAAATTCAATGGCTTGTCCCTGAATCCAACGAGAAGGAAATGGAGCCCATTCTTTTGACTCTGCAGGAAAAGGGCGAGTTCAAGAAGTTCGAGCCATCCCTGTCTGAAACATTTGCGTATGTATTAAAAGGAAGAATCATGATAACTCTGGGCAAGAAAGAATACTATGCCAAGGCTGGGGAAGCAATCTATTTCAGCGCGACAGAAGATCATCAAATCGTGAATGATCATGCTGGAGAGAGCGAATTATTGCTTGTAGCGACGGAGTCTTATCTGTAA
- a CDS encoding ABC transporter substrate-binding protein translates to MSKLTRSLIIILVVSFGLLYLINRLNSAEGYSGDNTLTVYNWGDYIDPDLIDKFEEETGIKVIYQTFDSNEAMMTKIEQGGTSYDIAVPSEYAISKMKEEGLLHELDHDKLTNLPYIDDRFLNLSFDEDNKYSIPYFWGTVGIAYNTKMLPDMKFTSWNDLWSEELENQILLVDGAREVMGMGLNSLHYSLNDTNKDHLVEAKNKLDTLTPNIKAIVGDEIKMLLAQEEAAVGLVWSGDAADIMWENENIDYVVPEEGSNLWFDNMVIPKTATNIDGAHQFINFMLDPENAAQNADYVGYSTPNTAALDILGEEVSSDERFYPSEELTSRLEVYNNLGKKMLAYYNELFLEFKMHKK, encoded by the coding sequence ATGAGTAAATTAACCCGCTCACTTATCATCATCCTGGTCGTATCCTTCGGTCTTCTTTATTTAATCAATCGATTGAATAGTGCAGAAGGATACTCAGGTGACAATACATTGACCGTCTACAACTGGGGAGACTATATCGACCCGGATTTAATTGATAAATTTGAAGAAGAAACAGGTATCAAGGTCATCTATCAAACCTTTGATTCTAATGAAGCGATGATGACAAAAATCGAACAAGGCGGAACAAGCTATGATATCGCTGTTCCATCTGAATACGCCATCAGTAAGATGAAGGAAGAAGGCCTGCTCCATGAGCTTGACCATGACAAGCTGACAAACCTTCCATACATTGACGATCGATTTTTGAATCTATCCTTTGATGAAGATAATAAATACTCGATTCCTTACTTCTGGGGAACAGTCGGAATCGCCTATAATACAAAAATGCTCCCTGACATGAAATTCACCAGCTGGAACGACCTTTGGAGCGAAGAACTCGAAAATCAAATCCTCCTCGTAGACGGCGCCCGCGAAGTTATGGGAATGGGCTTAAACAGCCTGCATTACTCGCTCAACGACACAAATAAAGACCATCTCGTAGAAGCGAAAAACAAACTCGACACCCTGACACCAAATATCAAAGCCATCGTCGGGGATGAAATCAAAATGCTGCTTGCCCAAGAAGAAGCAGCCGTTGGTCTCGTCTGGTCAGGCGACGCCGCCGACATCATGTGGGAAAACGAAAACATCGACTACGTCGTCCCAGAAGAAGGATCTAACCTCTGGTTCGACAACATGGTCATCCCAAAAACAGCCACAAACATAGACGGGGCACACCAATTCATCAACTTCATGCTTGACCCTGAAAACGCCGCCCAAAACGCAGACTACGTCGGCTACTCAACGCCGAACACCGCTGCTTTGGACATCCTTGGCGAAGAAGTCTCAAGCGATGAACGCTTCTACCCATCCGAGGAACTAACCTCAAGACTCGAGGTCTACAACAACCTCGGAAAGAAAATGCTCGCCTACTATAACGAGCTATTCCTGGAATTTAAGATGCATAAGAAATAG
- a CDS encoding metal-sensitive transcriptional regulator, with amino-acid sequence MEYNDQVKNRVKRMEGQLRGILKMMEEGKDCKNVVTQLSAVRSAVDRTIGVIVSENLVECVKTAEGKEQEALVNEAVSLLVKSR; translated from the coding sequence ATGGAATATAATGACCAGGTTAAGAACCGTGTGAAGCGGATGGAAGGCCAGCTTCGCGGTATTTTAAAAATGATGGAAGAGGGCAAGGATTGTAAGAATGTCGTGACTCAATTGTCGGCTGTTCGTTCAGCTGTGGATCGAACAATCGGGGTGATTGTGAGTGAGAATCTTGTGGAATGTGTGAAGACAGCTGAGGGAAAAGAGCAGGAAGCCTTAGTGAATGAAGCCGTCAGTTTATTGGTGAAGAGCCGATAG
- a CDS encoding ABC transporter ATP-binding protein produces the protein MTNQPIIRFENVTKQYDDDPAVLKNVSFEIERGKFYTLLGPSGCGKTTILRLIAGFMQPSEGNIYFDGKRINDVPANERQVNTVFQDYALFPHLNVFENVAFGLRIKKMKGAEVAKKVTEALRFVNLAGYENREIKEMSGGQRQRVAIARAIVNEPEIILLDEPLSALDLKLRTEMQYELRELQRRLGITFIFVTHDQEEALAMSDEIFVLNKGRIEQSGTPTDIYDEPVNRFVADFIGESNIVPGKMIADFKVKFGEKEFDCVDQGFRPNETVEVVIRPEDLEITSREKGKLQVRVDSQLFRGVHYEICCFDEAGNEWLVHSTRKAIVGDEIGLNFDEEAIHVMLPGETEEEFDKRLEAYDEAGHEE, from the coding sequence ATGACTAATCAACCCATTATTCGTTTTGAGAACGTCACCAAGCAATATGATGACGATCCAGCCGTATTGAAGAATGTTAGCTTCGAGATTGAACGCGGGAAATTCTACACGCTTCTCGGTCCGTCCGGCTGTGGTAAAACGACTATCCTCCGTCTGATTGCTGGCTTCATGCAGCCATCAGAAGGAAATATTTATTTCGATGGAAAACGGATTAACGATGTTCCTGCCAATGAACGCCAAGTGAACACGGTCTTCCAGGACTATGCGTTATTCCCTCATTTGAACGTATTTGAAAACGTCGCCTTCGGTCTGCGTATCAAAAAGATGAAGGGTGCGGAGGTAGCAAAAAAGGTAACCGAGGCTCTGCGTTTCGTGAACTTAGCCGGTTATGAAAACCGTGAAATCAAAGAAATGTCCGGCGGTCAGCGCCAGCGTGTTGCTATCGCGCGTGCGATTGTGAATGAGCCGGAAATTATCCTTCTTGATGAACCGCTATCCGCCCTTGACTTGAAGCTTCGCACAGAAATGCAATATGAGCTCCGCGAGCTGCAGCGCCGCCTTGGTATTACCTTTATCTTCGTCACACATGACCAAGAAGAGGCACTTGCCATGAGTGATGAGATCTTTGTTCTGAACAAAGGGCGCATCGAACAAAGCGGAACACCAACAGATATTTATGACGAGCCGGTCAACCGCTTCGTTGCTGATTTCATCGGGGAATCTAATATCGTACCAGGTAAGATGATTGCGGACTTCAAGGTCAAATTTGGCGAAAAGGAATTTGACTGTGTCGACCAAGGCTTTAGACCAAACGAAACAGTGGAAGTTGTTATTCGTCCAGAGGACCTTGAGATTACATCCCGTGAGAAAGGGAAACTGCAAGTGCGCGTTGATTCTCAGTTGTTCCGCGGTGTCCACTACGAGATTTGCTGTTTTGATGAGGCAGGCAATGAATGGCTCGTTCACTCCACGAGAAAAGCGATTGTGGGAGATGAGATTGGCTTGAATTTCGATGAGGAAGCGATCCATGTCATGCTGCCGGGGGAAACGGAAGAAGAATTCGATAAACGTCTAGAAGCGTATGATGAGGCCGGCCATGAAGAATAG
- a CDS encoding four-helix bundle copper-binding protein: protein MKENMYQDCIDACLACMDACNMCFDACLREDDVKMMSECIRLDRECADICAFAAKSMQSNSPFAKDICKLCAAICEACGQECKKHDMDHCQVCAEACLSCADLCRRMAA from the coding sequence ATGAAGGAGAATATGTACCAAGATTGCATTGATGCCTGCCTTGCCTGCATGGATGCATGCAATATGTGCTTTGACGCATGCTTGAGAGAAGATGATGTGAAGATGATGAGCGAGTGCATCAGACTGGATCGTGAATGTGCAGATATTTGCGCCTTTGCCGCAAAGTCTATGCAATCCAACAGCCCTTTTGCAAAGGATATCTGCAAACTATGCGCAGCTATTTGCGAGGCCTGCGGACAGGAATGCAAAAAGCATGATATGGACCATTGCCAGGTATGTGCAGAAGCCTGCCTAAGCTGTGCAGATTTATGCCGCAGAATGGCTGCTTAA
- a CDS encoding amino acid ABC transporter ATP-binding protein — MIKIENLNKSFGDLHVLKNIDMTIHESDVVCLVGSSGSGKSTLLRCINYLEKKNSGKIIIEGEQIETTTHNINEVRQKIGMVFQHFNLFPHMTVLENVIEAPVQVKKVPKKTAKQEAKALLKKVGLEDKADVYPSKLSGGQKQRVAIARALAMKPDIMLFDEPTSALDPELVGEVLLTMKELAEEGMTMIIVTHEMSFAREVADWIFFMHEGNILERGTPEQIFDNPQEERTREFFSSQF; from the coding sequence ATGATCAAAATTGAAAACCTAAACAAATCATTCGGGGACCTTCACGTCCTAAAAAATATAGACATGACCATCCACGAAAGCGACGTTGTCTGCCTCGTCGGCTCCAGCGGATCCGGCAAAAGCACCCTGCTTCGCTGCATCAACTATCTCGAAAAAAAGAACAGCGGCAAAATCATCATCGAAGGGGAACAAATCGAAACCACCACCCACAACATCAATGAAGTCCGCCAAAAAATCGGCATGGTCTTCCAGCACTTCAACCTCTTCCCGCACATGACCGTACTCGAAAACGTCATCGAAGCACCGGTCCAAGTGAAGAAGGTACCAAAGAAAACCGCTAAACAAGAAGCCAAGGCACTCTTGAAAAAAGTTGGGCTAGAAGACAAAGCCGACGTCTACCCAAGCAAACTATCCGGCGGCCAGAAACAGCGTGTCGCCATCGCCAGGGCACTCGCCATGAAACCTGACATTATGCTCTTCGATGAGCCCACCTCCGCCCTCGACCCAGAGCTCGTCGGAGAAGTACTGCTCACCATGAAAGAACTCGCCGAAGAAGGCATGACCATGATCATCGTCACCCATGAAATGTCCTTCGCCCGCGAAGTCGCCGACTGGATCTTCTTCATGCACGAAGGAAACATCCTCGAACGCGGCACACCCGAGCAAATCTTCGACAACCCGCAGGAGGAGCGGACACGAGAATTTTTCAGCAGCCAGTTTTGA
- a CDS encoding ABC transporter permease: MKNRAKTLYLIPYTLWIALFVVFPILLVVYYSFIGIDGGFTLQNYAKFFTPVYLRMTLSSFWYAFIVTALALLIAYPTALLLTKTKHKQLWLLLIILPTWINLLLKAYAFIGIFGTYGAANAFLEVLGIGTQQILFTDFSFIFVATYIFIPFMLLPIYNALEEMNQSYVDAARDLGASKWVTFRRVILPLTIDGVKSGAQAVFIPALSLFMITRLIAGNRVITLGTAIEQHFLVTQDWGMGATIAVFLIIAMVLIMILTGRRK; the protein is encoded by the coding sequence ATGAAGAATAGAGCCAAAACCTTATATCTCATCCCATACACACTTTGGATTGCGCTATTTGTCGTCTTCCCAATCCTTTTGGTTGTTTATTATTCCTTCATCGGCATTGATGGCGGATTCACGCTTCAGAACTATGCGAAGTTCTTTACGCCGGTATACTTAAGAATGACACTTAGCTCATTCTGGTACGCCTTTATTGTAACGGCACTCGCTTTATTGATTGCCTATCCAACGGCATTATTACTGACAAAAACAAAGCATAAGCAATTATGGCTTCTATTAATTATTTTACCGACTTGGATCAATTTGCTTTTAAAAGCATATGCCTTTATTGGCATATTCGGCACTTACGGTGCTGCCAACGCCTTCTTGGAGGTGCTCGGCATTGGAACGCAACAAATCCTGTTCACGGATTTCAGCTTTATCTTTGTTGCCACTTATATCTTTATCCCGTTCATGCTTCTGCCAATCTATAATGCGCTTGAAGAAATGAACCAATCCTATGTTGATGCGGCAAGAGACCTTGGAGCATCCAAATGGGTGACCTTCCGACGCGTCATCCTTCCGCTAACGATTGACGGGGTTAAATCAGGGGCACAAGCCGTCTTCATTCCTGCCTTGTCACTCTTCATGATCACACGACTGATTGCGGGTAACCGTGTCATCACACTTGGTACCGCGATTGAACAGCATTTCCTCGTCACCCAGGACTGGGGAATGGGTGCAACGATTGCCGTGTTCTTGATTATTGCCATGGTGTTAATTATGATCCTGACAGGCAGAAGAAAGTGA
- a CDS encoding hemolysin family protein → MYTAKLIALFILLASTMFFVASEFAIVKVRATRINQLIEEGNKKAINAKRVITHLDEYLSATQLGITITSLGIGWLGEPTVKALIDPLFVKLHIPESAASLISFVIAFSLITFLHVVVGELAPKSVAIQKAEAITVNFSGPLIMFYRITFPIIWALNHSARFITGLIGIKPSSEGDIAHSEEELRMILSDSYQKGEINQSEYKYVNNIFEFDERLAREIMVPRTEIHVFQKDDKLEDILEELYDLQYTRFPVADGDKDSIIGLINTKELMTACLRSGMKMDMPIEPFIKPIITVIESVPIHDLLVRMQKEQTHMAVLLDEYGGTSGLVTVEDILEEIVGEIRDEFDDDELPEIRKLGDNHYIVDSKLLLSEVNDLLGIHIDNPDIDTIGGWYLTRKMDVIIGDSIEEEGYIFTITEAEEYHILYIEIKKAG, encoded by the coding sequence ATGTACACAGCTAAATTAATCGCACTATTCATCCTGCTTGCGAGCACTATGTTCTTCGTAGCATCCGAATTTGCCATTGTCAAAGTGCGCGCGACGAGAATCAATCAACTAATCGAGGAAGGCAACAAAAAAGCGATTAATGCTAAACGAGTCATCACTCATTTAGATGAATATTTATCCGCTACACAACTCGGCATTACCATCACCTCTCTCGGTATCGGGTGGTTAGGTGAGCCGACTGTAAAAGCGCTTATTGATCCATTATTCGTTAAACTGCATATTCCGGAATCCGCAGCATCCTTGATTTCATTCGTGATTGCCTTCTCGCTAATCACATTCCTGCATGTGGTTGTTGGGGAGCTAGCGCCTAAATCTGTGGCCATCCAAAAGGCAGAAGCTATTACCGTAAACTTCTCTGGACCATTGATCATGTTCTACCGGATTACCTTCCCAATCATATGGGCACTGAACCACTCTGCACGTTTCATTACTGGGCTGATTGGCATCAAGCCTTCATCTGAGGGAGATATTGCTCACTCCGAGGAAGAACTGCGCATGATCTTAAGCGACAGCTACCAAAAAGGCGAAATCAATCAATCTGAATATAAATATGTAAACAATATCTTTGAATTTGATGAGCGTCTCGCAAGGGAGATCATGGTACCGCGTACTGAAATCCATGTCTTCCAGAAGGATGATAAGCTTGAGGATATTCTTGAGGAGCTCTATGACCTGCAATACACCCGTTTTCCAGTTGCAGATGGAGACAAAGACTCCATCATCGGCTTAATTAACACGAAGGAGCTTATGACGGCCTGCCTTCGTTCCGGCATGAAGATGGATATGCCCATCGAGCCCTTTATCAAGCCAATCATTACAGTCATTGAATCGGTGCCTATTCATGACCTGCTCGTAAGGATGCAAAAAGAACAAACCCATATGGCGGTCTTGCTCGATGAATACGGCGGAACCTCCGGACTTGTCACAGTAGAAGATATCCTTGAGGAAATCGTCGGTGAGATTCGTGATGAATTTGATGATGACGAGCTTCCGGAAATACGGAAACTAGGCGATAACCATTATATTGTTGATTCTAAATTGCTATTATCTGAGGTGAATGACCTGCTCGGCATTCATATCGACAACCCTGATATAGACACTATCGGGGGCTGGTACTTAACCCGTAAGATGGACGTGATTATCGGTGATTCTATTGAGGAAGAAGGCTATATCTTCACCATCACAGAAGCCGAAGAATATCATATCCTTTATATCGAGATTAAGAAAGCTGGATAA
- a CDS encoding transporter substrate-binding domain-containing protein: MKMRSMSLAILIICAGILSACAEKDKMESGAELIEEGKFIYTASGEFRPFSYMNDDMTMTGFDIEVGAAIAKELGLEPVQKQMKFKGIVEGVKTGRADVAVASHTINDARAKHVLFSTPYYYSGPQIFTRPDSKIKTVEDLKEREVAVAKGSTYADTASQYTSNIKMYDSDITALKALSNGRHDAVITDFVTGATAAKEGFEIIGQQLIERSEQAVVIPKDNPILLEEVNNALDSLREDGTLKEISMKYFGEDITTKPE; encoded by the coding sequence ATGAAAATGAGATCCATGTCACTTGCCATCCTCATCATCTGCGCCGGTATCCTATCAGCCTGTGCTGAAAAGGACAAAATGGAAAGCGGCGCTGAACTAATTGAAGAAGGCAAATTCATTTATACGGCTTCTGGCGAATTCCGGCCATTCAGCTATATGAATGACGATATGACCATGACAGGCTTTGACATTGAAGTCGGAGCAGCCATTGCCAAAGAGCTTGGCCTCGAGCCTGTCCAGAAACAAATGAAATTTAAGGGAATCGTAGAAGGAGTCAAAACCGGCCGCGCCGATGTTGCGGTAGCCAGCCACACCATCAATGACGCACGAGCCAAGCATGTCTTATTCTCCACCCCCTACTATTACTCAGGTCCCCAAATATTCACCCGGCCGGACAGCAAAATTAAAACGGTTGAAGACTTAAAAGAAAGAGAAGTAGCTGTTGCCAAAGGATCTACATATGCAGATACCGCAAGCCAATATACATCCAACATAAAAATGTATGACAGTGACATAACCGCTTTAAAGGCACTCAGTAACGGGCGCCATGATGCTGTCATCACCGACTTTGTCACAGGAGCAACCGCTGCCAAAGAAGGCTTCGAAATTATCGGCCAGCAGCTGATTGAACGAAGCGAACAGGCAGTCGTCATTCCAAAGGATAATCCCATTTTGCTCGAGGAAGTCAATAATGCCCTTGATTCACTCCGCGAAGACGGTACCTTAAAGGAAATCAGCATGAAATACTTTGGAGAAGATATTACAACAAAACCAGAATAA